From the genome of Mycobacterium dioxanotrophicus, one region includes:
- the whiA gene encoding DNA-binding protein WhiA — protein sequence MDPTMSLVAELVETPVKGTGEARYRQAEAVSAIRVGGGLRMQHGRLTLESRMSSEAAAVRIAQALSDLYECTPRVDAGPRRTATLRVSDADDLARRIGLLDTHGRPVVGMPASLVSAACASDAIAAAALRGAVLSAGHLRVTSVRPPALEVRCPGPASALAVAGFARRLSAIAEARQGSEIDGAVDYVRVRYGVGALLEQLGAPEAARRWVDAKAVAAAQSRLDTRPLSQANSARASQAGQHIAGKVRLALEILGSDVPPEWICAAQLRIAHPDASNTDLAERCIPPMTKHTFAGRLRRLISAAEQRALDIPA from the coding sequence GTGGATCCGACGATGAGTCTGGTTGCAGAACTGGTAGAGACCCCTGTCAAAGGCACTGGAGAAGCCAGGTACCGCCAAGCCGAAGCGGTCTCCGCGATACGTGTCGGTGGTGGCCTACGCATGCAGCACGGTCGTCTGACTCTGGAATCGCGCATGTCCTCCGAAGCGGCCGCAGTGCGCATCGCGCAGGCGCTATCCGACCTGTATGAATGCACACCGCGCGTTGATGCAGGACCACGCAGAACCGCGACACTTCGTGTAAGCGACGCCGACGACCTTGCTCGGCGTATCGGGCTTCTCGATACGCACGGACGCCCCGTGGTGGGCATGCCCGCATCGCTGGTGTCAGCGGCGTGCGCATCGGATGCGATCGCAGCTGCGGCACTTCGCGGAGCGGTGTTATCCGCAGGACACCTGCGGGTGACTTCAGTGAGGCCACCAGCACTGGAAGTGCGTTGTCCCGGACCGGCGTCGGCACTGGCGGTGGCCGGTTTTGCTCGGCGTCTATCGGCGATCGCGGAAGCACGTCAAGGCAGTGAGATCGACGGTGCCGTTGACTATGTCCGGGTCCGCTACGGGGTTGGGGCTCTTCTGGAACAGCTCGGCGCGCCAGAGGCCGCTAGGCGGTGGGTCGATGCGAAAGCTGTTGCTGCCGCTCAATCTCGGCTCGACACCAGGCCACTGTCCCAGGCCAACAGCGCACGCGCCTCGCAAGCAGGACAACACATCGCCGGGAAGGTCCGGCTCGCCCTCGAAATTCTAGGGTCCGACGTGCCACCAGAGTGGATTTGCGCTGCGCAGCTGCGGATCGCCCACCCCGACGCCTCAAACACCGATCTTGCCGAACGCTGCATACCGCCGATGACCAAGCACACGTTCGCAGGCCGGTTGCGGCGTCTGATATCGGCCGCCGAACAGCGAGCCCTCGACATTCCAGCGTAG
- a CDS encoding molecular chaperone DnaJ: MTSYPDGMELRPLLEWPGQLPSAHIGSPFTATLSATLDELDRELRHLGKHSRNAPSVLEIALRDDDFRMDGMPRASAKTIHPGVVLHVESRFGPLSYPAAKFDTWQDNLRAIALGLNGLRRLDRYGITPGHEQYRGWVAIENHSDARSRAQALIDSYGGVRAALRATHPDHGGTPEEFQRVQEARRVLGV; the protein is encoded by the coding sequence ATGACCAGCTACCCGGACGGGATGGAATTGCGCCCCCTGCTGGAATGGCCGGGACAGCTGCCGTCAGCGCACATAGGCTCGCCGTTCACCGCGACGCTGTCGGCCACCCTCGATGAGCTCGACCGCGAACTCCGCCACTTGGGCAAGCACTCCCGCAATGCACCGTCGGTGCTTGAGATCGCGTTACGCGACGACGACTTCCGCATGGACGGGATGCCACGGGCGAGCGCTAAAACCATCCACCCCGGGGTAGTCCTGCACGTCGAATCGCGATTCGGACCGCTGTCCTACCCCGCCGCGAAATTCGATACCTGGCAGGACAACCTGAGGGCCATCGCACTCGGACTCAACGGGCTTCGCCGCTTGGACCGGTACGGGATCACGCCCGGACATGAGCAGTACCGAGGCTGGGTGGCGATCGAGAATCACTCTGACGCCCGTTCCCGCGCACAGGCGCTCATCGACTCCTACGGCGGCGTGCGTGCCGCGCTGCGCGCTACGCACCCTGACCACGGAGGAACACCAGAGGAGTTCCAGCGAGTTCAGGAAGCACGTCGCGTGCTCGGGGTCTGA